TACTCGGACGCGGACGCGGACCTGCCCTTCGTCAAGGAGGCGGACGAGGCGGTGCGCATCGGGCCCGCCCCGGCGAAGGACAGCTACCTCAACGTGGCGGCCATCCTGGACGCGGCGCGCCAGACGGGCGCGGACGCGGTGCACCCGGGCTACGGCTTCCTCTCGGAGAACGCCGAGTTCGCCCAGGCCTGCACGGCGGCCGGCATCACCTTCGTGGGGCCGCCTCCCGAGTCGATGCTGCGCATGAAGGACAAGAGCCAGGCGCGCAAGCTGGTGCAGGCGGCCGGGGTGCCGGTGGTGCCCGGCAGCCGGGACGTGGTGCCGGACGTGGCGAGCGCGCTCGCCGAGGCCGAGCGCATCGGCTACCCGGTGCTGTGCAAGGCGGCGGGCGGCGGCGGCGGCATCGGCATGGCGGCGGCGAAGGACCCCGCGGAGCTGGAGAAGGTGTTCCGCCAGTGCACCGACCGCGCGAAGGCCGCCTTCGGCCGCGAGGGCGTGTACCTGGAGCGCTACTTCCCGGCGCCGCGCCACATCGAGGTGCAGATCCTCGGCGACCACCACGGCCACCTCATCCACGGCCTGGAGCGCGAGTGCTCCATCCAGCGCCGCCACCAGAAGGTGGTGGAGGAGGCCCCGTCTCCGCTCTTCGCCGGCGGCCTCCACGCGGACGTGGCCCAGCGCATGTTCGCGGCCGCGGTGGCCGCGGCCAAGGCCTTCGGCTACGCGAACGCGGGCACGGTGGAGTTCCTGTACTCGGACGGCGAGTTCTACTTCATCGAGATGAACGCCCGCCTGCAGGTGGAGCACCCGGTGACGGAGCTCACCACGGGGTTGGATCTCATCGGCTGGCAGCTGCGAATCGCCTCGGGGGAGAAGCTCACCGTGCGCCAGGAGGACGTGAAGCGCCGGGGCGCCGCGCTCGAGTTCCGCATCTACGCGGAGGACCCGGTGAAGTTCTTCCCGTCCCCCGGCCCCCTCAAGGTCTACCAGCCGCCCACGGGCGAGGGCGTGCGCCTGGACTCGGGCTACGCCGAGGGCAACACCGTCACCCCGAACTACGATCCGATGATCGCCAAGCTGATCATCTCCGGGGCCACGCGCGAGGAGGCGATCGCGCGGGCGAAGACGGCCCTCGAGAACTTCCGCATCGAGGGCATCAAGACGAACATCCCCCTGCACCTGCGCATCGTGCAGGACCCGGCGTTCGCCGCAGGCCAGCTGGACACGCGCTTCCTCGAGAACCACGCGAAGCCGCCGAAGCCCTAGAGTCGTTCCACAGCAGTCGCGAGAGAGCAGCACCCCAGGAGGCAACAGCGTATGGCGGACGTGGCGGCGCACATCACCGGGACGGTGTGGAAGATCGAGGTCAAGGTCGGCCAGCAGGTCTCCGAGGGCGAGACCCTGGTCATCCTCGAGTCCATGAAGATGGAGATGCCGGTGGAGGCCACCGAGGCCGGCACCGTGAAGGAGATCCGCTGCAAGGAGGCGCAGGCGGTGAACGAGGGCGACGTGCTGGTGGTGCTCGGCTAGAGGCACGACGCGCGTGCACCCCTCCGCCGCCCCGCTGGGCATCGAGGACCGGCCGGACGGCGTGCGGGTGCTCACGCTCGCGCGCCCCAGCCGCCGCAACGCGCTCGACGACGCGCTGGTGGCCGCGCTGCACGCGGCGCTCGCCCCCGAGGCCTGCGCAGGCGTGCGGGCGCTGCTCCTGCGCGGCCACGGTGGCACCTTCTGCTCGGGCTACGATCTCACCGGCCTGGGCCCGCCGGCCCCCGGCGGGAGCCTCCCGGACGACGCGCTGATGGCGCTGCTCGCGCGGCTCGAGTCCCACCCGGTGCCCAGCGTGGCGCTGGTGGAGGGGGCGGCCTTCGGCGCGGGCTTCGACCTCGCCGCCGCCTGCGACTTCCGCGTGGGGACGCAGAGCGCGCTCTTCAGCATGCCCCCGGCGCGCCTGGGCGTCGTGTACTCGGCGGACGGCATCGCGCGGGTGTCGCGCCTGGTGGGCCCGGCGCGCGCCAAGCTGCTGTTCCTCACCGGGCGAAAGCTCGAGGGCGCTGCGGCGCTCGCGTGGGGCCTGCTCGACGAGTGCCACCCGGAGGCGGCGGGCGCGGAAGGGGCCGCGCTCGCGCTCTGCGAGGCGATTGCCGCCGGAGCGCCCCTGGCCATCTCGGGGATGAAGGAGACCTTCCGGCGGCTCGCCCGCGCGCCGCTCACCCCCGAGGAGGCCGGGCACCTGCGGCAGCTGCGCGCCGAGGCCTTCGCGAGCGAGGACGCGCGCGAGGGGAGGGCGGCGTTCCTGGAGAAGCGCCGCCCCCGGTTCACCGGTCGCTAAGCTGCGCGCCGCGCGCTACGCGCCGCCGAACAGGTCGCCCATCTTGATCTGCAGGGCGCTCGCGATCTTGTAGAGCGAGGAGATGGAGGCCGAGGACTCCGCGCGCTCGATCTGCGAGAGCAAGCTGACCGAGAGCCCGGTGCGCCGCGCCAGCTGCTTGAGCGTGAGCTCCTGGGTCTTGCGCGCCTCGCGGATGGTGCGCCCGATGGCCCGGTGCAGGTCCGCCTCGGGGTCCTGGCTGAGCCCCTTCTTGGAGAGCGCGGAGCGCACGGCCGCCAGGAACTGCTCCGGCTCCATGGGCTTCTTCACGTAGTCGCTCGCCTGCGCCTTGAGGCTGGCCACGGCGGTGTCCACGTTGGGGTAGGCGGTGGCCACGATGACGGCGACGTCCGAGTCGATCTTGCGGATCTGCTCGAGCACCTCGGTGCCGGACATCTGCGGCATCATCATGTCCAGCACCACGAGGTGGTAGTCCGCCGCGCGGAGCATCTCCACCGTCTTGGTGGGGTCCGTGGTGGTCGCGACCTCGTAGCCCTCGCGGGTCAGCACCAGCTTCAGGTAGTCGCAGTTGTCCTGCTCATCGTCGACTACCAGGATCCGAATCTGCACAAGTCCTCCTTAACCGGGAAATCGGTTCCAGTCGGAACCGATCCAGTGCTGGCGGACGTTACAGTATCACTGTGCCTGGGACCGAGCTTTTTCGTACTCTTCGAGGTGGCGGCGCACCGCCTCGGCCTTGGGGTGGTCCGGCGCGAGCTCGAGGAAGCGCCGGTAGTGGTAGGCGCCCTTCTCCAGCTGCTTCAGGTTCGCGTAGGTGGTCCCCAGCATCATGTGGCAGCTGGCGAAGGCCGCGTCCGCCGCGAGGCACTTGCGGAAGAAGACCTCCGCCTCCTTGAACTGCTTCTTCTTGAAGAGCTGGAAGCCGTCCTCGTAGAGCGCCTGGGCGCCGCTCGCGGGCGCCGCGGCAGGCGCGGGGGCTGCGGCAGGCGCCGCCGGGCGCGGGGCCGCGCGGGCGGGCGCGGCAGCCTTGGCGACGGGCGCCTTGGCCACCGGCGCAGGCTCGGCGGGGGCGGCGGGCGCGGGCCGGAGGGCCTGCGCGGCCTGGGCGCTGAGCGCCGCGAGCTCGCCGGCGTAGGCCTGGGTGCCTGCACTGCGGGTGAGCAGGGCCTGGGCGGCGGCCGGGCGGCCCGCCTCGAGCTCCTTCTGGGCCGCGAGCAGCTGCCGCTTCACGGCGAGCTCCGCGCGCGCGCTGTCCAGCAGCCCCTGCACCTCGGGCAGCGGGGCGCCGCTGGCATCGTGCAGGGACTCGAGCAGGTCCACCGCCTGCTCGAACTGGCGCTCGCCGATGGCCGCGCGTGCCGCCGCGAGCCGCTGGGCGGGGGCCGCCGGGGCCGGGGACTCGGGGGAGGCCGCGCTGCCCACGGCCGCGGGGGCCGCCGGGTGCACGCGCCCGCGCAGGAGGTAGGCGCCGGCGCCGAGCACGAGCAGCGCGCCCGCCGCGGCGGCGAGCAGGCCCGCGCGCCCGCGCTGCGGCGCGGCGGCCGGAGCCCCGGGCGCGCAGAAGCGCAGCTTCACGTGGCCGAGCTCCAGCACGTCGCCGGGGGTGAGGGGCGCCTGCGCGTAGCGCTCGCCATTCACCGTGAGGCCGTTGGCCGACTGCAGGTCGATGACCCGCCAGGCGCCGCCCTCCTCGCGCACCAGCTTCGCGTGGGTGCGCGAGAGCGAGCGGTGGTCGATGGCGATGTCGTTGTCGTCGGTGCGGCCGATCCGCATCTCGGTGCGGATGAGGCTGAACTCGCGCGGCTCCGAGGCGGAAGCGGGGGCGTCCACCAGCACGAGCCGGGGGGCCTCGGCGGGCTCGATGGACTCCACGCGCCGCGGGCGCGCCGCGGCCTCCACCTGCTCGCGGCTGATGATGGCGGTGGCCTGGTGGCGCGCGTCCGCCGCGTCCGCCTCCTGCGCGCCGTCTCCGGCCTGGGCCTGGGGCGGGGGCAGCGGCTGCAGCGAGCCCTCGTGCTGCAGCGCGAGCTCGTAGTCGCCGATCTGCAGCAGGTCGCCGTGCTGCACCGGCACCTGGCCCTCGATGCGCTCGCCGTTGAGGCGGATGCCGTTGTAGCTGCCGAGGTCCTCCACCAGCACCTGCTCCTGCTGGCGCAGCAGGCGCGCGTGGCGGCGCGACACGTTGCGCTCGGTCAGCCGGATGGTGTTGCCCTCCTGCCGGCCGATGGTGAGCTCCTCGCGCACGAAGGGGACCACGGTCTTGCGCCCTTCGTCGTCTTCGATGATGAGCTTGAGCACGGTAGGGGTGTCCTGTGGGCCCCAGGTATAGCAAACGCGGCCCGCCCAGGGGGAGCCCCGGGACACGGGCGGTTCTTCCACGTCGACCGGCTGGGGGTGGGGGGCTATAAGCGCGCGCGGGCGTCCCGGCGGGCGCTCAACGGAGGCGTTCCGGTCCGTGGCGAGCACCGAGGCAGCGGGCGTGGAGAGGCAGCAACCGCAGACCTTCACCGAGGGCGTGCTGGGGCCGGCGTACGACCGCGGCGCCTGGGCCGCTCGCTGGCGGGCGCTCTCCGCGCCGGCGCGCGTGGCGTGGGCCACCGGCCTCTTCGCCGCGCTGCTCTTCGTGCCGTACCTCGGTGCGGTGGGGCTGTGGGACCCCTGGGAGACGCACTACGGCGAGGTGGCGCGCCAGATGGTGCACCGCGGCGACTACCTCTACCCCTGGTACGAGACCTCCTGGTTCTTCTCCAAGCCGCCGCTCACCATGTGGATGCAGGCGCTCGGCATGCAGGTGGTGGGCACGCTGCGCACGGAGGGCGCGCTCGGGCTGTACACCGAGTGGGGGATGCGCCTGCCGTTCGCGCTCCTGAGCATCGCGGCGGTGAGCCTGCTCTCGTACGCGCTGGCGCGGCTGGTGAGCGCACGCGCGGGGCTCGCGGCGGGCTTCGTGCTCTCCACCATGCCCCTGTGGTTCCTGCTCACGCGCCAGGCGGTGACGGACCTGCCCTTCGTGGCCACGCTGGTGTGCGCGATGGCGTGCGCGCTGGTGGGGCAGCTGGACGAGACCACGCGCCACCGCAGCGGCTGGTGGTACGCCTTCTACGTCTTCTGCGGCCTGTCCACGCTGGCCAAGGGCCTGCTGGGCGTGGGCCTGCCGGCGATCATCCTGCTCGTCTACGCGGCGCTCGCGGTCATCCCCTGGAGCGGCGAGTCCCTGCAGGCGCACCTGCGCTGGCTGCTGGAGCGCGGCTACCGCGCCGAGGTGAAGTGCGGGCAGCGCCCGATGCCGGTGCTCTGGGAGCAGCTCTCGCGCATGCGCCTGGGGCCCGGGGTGCTGGTGTTCCTCGGGGTGGCGGGGCCCTGGTACCTCGCGCTCACGCTCTTCGACGGCGTGGACGACGAGGGCAAGGTGTTCTGGTACCGCTTCTTCATCCACGATCACCTCAACCGCCTCACCGCGGGCGTGCACACCACCACGCCGGGCGGCTCGTTCACCTACTTCATCGAGCAGGGCGGCTACGCCATCTTCCCCTGGGTGGCGGCGCTGCCCGGCGCGCTCGCGCTGGCGGGCCGGGTGCGGCTGCGCGGCGGGACGCGGGCGGACCACGTGGCGCTGATCGCCGCGGTGTGGGCGGGCTTCACCTTCTTCCTGATGACCTCGAGCGCCACCAAGTTCCACCACTACGTGTTCCCGCTGGTGCCGGCGCTGGCGCTGCTCATCGCGCTCTTCGTGGACCGGCTGTGGGAGGAGGGCATCGGGCCGCACGGCCTGAGCGTGCTGCTGGGGCTGGTGCTCTTCTGCGTGGTGGGCAAGGACCTCGCGGAGAACCCGAAGCACTTCACGGATCTCTTCGTCTACAACTACGACCGGCCCTACCCGGTGGAGCTGGACACGCGCGCCATCACGCTGCTCTCCGCGCGCCCGCTGTGGCTCGGAGACCCGGTGTCCGCGGGGGCGCTGCTGCTCGGCGCCTGGCTCACGCTCGAGGCCTTCCGCAAGGGCAGCCGCCCGCGCCCGGGCCTGCGCGCGCTCGGGCTCGCGGTGCTGCTCACGGGCGCGGCCCTGCTCGCGGCGGTGGTGGGGCGCGGCCAGGTGTCCGCGCTCGCGCTGGTGGGCGTGGCGCTGCTCGCGGCGGGCGCCTACCTCGCGCTGCAGGCGCTGCGGGCGCCGGAGGAGGCGCGCACGGCGCGCTGGCTCGGCGCGGTGCTGCTCGCGGGCGTGGGCGCGCCGCTGCTCGCGCGCGGGCTCTTCGCGCCCAGCGCGCTGGACCCGCTCACCCGCGCGCTCTCGCAGCCGCTCAACGTCGAGGGGGTGCTGGGGCTGGCCTTCCTCGCGGCCGGGCTCTTCGCGGCCGTCGGCGCTGCGCGGCGCTCGCGCATGGGGGTGTTCGGCCCGGCGTGGCTGCTCGCCGCCGGCTTCGCGCTCTGGTTCAACTGGAACCACTGGGTGGACCTCTCGCACCACTGGACCCAGCGCGACCTCTTCTGGCGCTACTACCGGCTGCGCCAGCCCGAGGAGCCGATTGCCGCGTACATGATGAACTGGCACGGCGAGACCTTCTACTCGCGCAACACCGTGCTCCAGTTCCGCGACGCGCAGGCCAACCAGCACATGCGCGAGTTCGCGGACCAGCCGGGGCGCGAGTGGGCCCTGGTGGAGCACAACCGGCTCAACCTGCTGCGCAGCGCAGTGGGCCCCGGGCACGTGGTGACGACCGTGGATCCGGCCATCAACAACAAGTTCGTCCTGGTGAGCATCGACTGAGCGGCAGCTGAGCAGCAGCAGGTGCAGTGCGCGTCACGCAGGGAGGCCCGGGTGAGCTTCGCGGCGGACATCGGCGGCATCCACGTGGAGGGGCTCGGCAAGCGCTTCGGTGCGCGCGTGGCCGTGCAGGGGCTGAGCTTCGAGGTGCGGCCGGGCGAGGTGTTCGGGCTGCTGGGCCCCAACGGCGCCGGGAAGACCACCACGCTGCGCATGCTCGCGGGGCTCCTGCGCCCGAGCGAGGGGCGCGCGCAGGTGTTCGGCCACCCGGTGGGCGACGGCACCGGGCCCGGCGGTGAGCGGCTTCGCCAGAGCGTGGGGCTGCTCACCGAGCAGCCCGGCCTCTACGAGCGGCTGAGCGCGCGAGAGAACCTGCGCTTCTTCCTCAAGCTGCACGAGCGCTCGGAGCGGGTGGAGTGGCCGCGCCTCTCGCGCTACCTCGAGCGCTTCGGGCTCGCGGGCCGCGAGGACGAGCCCTGCGGCGCGCTCTCCAAGGGGATGCGCCAGAAGCTCGCGCTGGTGCGGGCGCTGGTGCACGACCCGCCGGTGCTCTTCCTCGACGAGCCCACCAGCGGGCTGGACCCCGAGGCGGCGCGCGCGGTGCGCGATGCCCTGGCGGAGCTCGCGCGCGAGGGGCGCACGCTCCTGCTCTGCTCGCACAACCTGGCGGAGGTGGAGCAGCTGTGCGGGCGCATCGGGATCGTGAAGGGGCGGCTGCTCGCCTTCGCGTCCGTGGCCGAGCTGCAGCGGCGCGCGGGCGCCGCGCTCGAGGTGCGGGTGGAGGGGGACGCCACGCGCTACGTGCCCCTGCTGCAGGCGCTGCCCTTCGTCCCCCGGGTGAGCGCGGACGGCGAGCGGCTGCAGGTCACCCTCGCCGAGGAGGCGCAGGCGCCCGACGTGCTCGCGTGCCTGGTGGGTGCGGGCGCCCGGGTGCACGCGGCCGTGCCGTCCCGACTGCCGCTCGAGGAGATCTACCTCGAGCACATCCGGGAGGCGTGACGTGGCCTTCCACCCCGCACGCGCGCGCGCCGTCTTCTGGAAGGACCTGCTCGACCTGCGCAAGAACCCGCTGCTGCTGCTCTCCATGGCCGTGCTGCCGCTGGTGTTCGCCGCGGTGCCG
The DNA window shown above is from Aggregicoccus sp. 17bor-14 and carries:
- a CDS encoding ABC transporter ATP-binding protein, producing the protein MGGIHVEGLGKRFGARVAVQGLSFEVRPGEVFGLLGPNGAGKTTTLRMLAGLLRPSEGRAQVFGHPVGDGTGPGGERLRQSVGLLTEQPGLYERLSARENLRFFLKLHERSERVEWPRLSRYLERFGLAGREDEPCGALSKGMRQKLALVRALVHDPPVLFLDEPTSGLDPEAARAVRDALAELAREGRTLLLCSHNLAEVEQLCGRIGIVKGRLLAFASVAELQRRAGAALEVRVEGDATRYVPLLQALPFVPRVSADGERLQVTLAEEAQAPDVLACLVGAGARVHAAVPSRLPLEEIYLEHIREA
- a CDS encoding biotin/lipoyl-binding carrier protein codes for the protein MADVAAHITGTVWKIEVKVGQQVSEGETLVILESMKMEMPVEATEAGTVKEIRCKEAQAVNEGDVLVVLG
- a CDS encoding enoyl-CoA hydratase/isomerase family protein; translation: MHPSAAPLGIEDRPDGVRVLTLARPSRRNALDDALVAALHAALAPEACAGVRALLLRGHGGTFCSGYDLTGLGPPAPGGSLPDDALMALLARLESHPVPSVALVEGAAFGAGFDLAAACDFRVGTQSALFSMPPARLGVVYSADGIARVSRLVGPARAKLLFLTGRKLEGAAALAWGLLDECHPEAAGAEGAALALCEAIAAGAPLAISGMKETFRRLARAPLTPEEAGHLRQLRAEAFASEDAREGRAAFLEKRRPRFTGR
- a CDS encoding response regulator; this encodes MQIRILVVDDEQDNCDYLKLVLTREGYEVATTTDPTKTVEMLRAADYHLVVLDMMMPQMSGTEVLEQIRKIDSDVAVIVATAYPNVDTAVASLKAQASDYVKKPMEPEQFLAAVRSALSKKGLSQDPEADLHRAIGRTIREARKTQELTLKQLARRTGLSVSLLSQIERAESSASISSLYKIASALQIKMGDLFGGA
- a CDS encoding glycosyltransferase family 39 protein, giving the protein MASTEAAGVERQQPQTFTEGVLGPAYDRGAWAARWRALSAPARVAWATGLFAALLFVPYLGAVGLWDPWETHYGEVARQMVHRGDYLYPWYETSWFFSKPPLTMWMQALGMQVVGTLRTEGALGLYTEWGMRLPFALLSIAAVSLLSYALARLVSARAGLAAGFVLSTMPLWFLLTRQAVTDLPFVATLVCAMACALVGQLDETTRHRSGWWYAFYVFCGLSTLAKGLLGVGLPAIILLVYAALAVIPWSGESLQAHLRWLLERGYRAEVKCGQRPMPVLWEQLSRMRLGPGVLVFLGVAGPWYLALTLFDGVDDEGKVFWYRFFIHDHLNRLTAGVHTTTPGGSFTYFIEQGGYAIFPWVAALPGALALAGRVRLRGGTRADHVALIAAVWAGFTFFLMTSSATKFHHYVFPLVPALALLIALFVDRLWEEGIGPHGLSVLLGLVLFCVVGKDLAENPKHFTDLFVYNYDRPYPVELDTRAITLLSARPLWLGDPVSAGALLLGAWLTLEAFRKGSRPRPGLRALGLAVLLTGAALLAAVVGRGQVSALALVGVALLAAGAYLALQALRAPEEARTARWLGAVLLAGVGAPLLARGLFAPSALDPLTRALSQPLNVEGVLGLAFLAAGLFAAVGAARRSRMGVFGPAWLLAAGFALWFNWNHWVDLSHHWTQRDLFWRYYRLRQPEEPIAAYMMNWHGETFYSRNTVLQFRDAQANQHMREFADQPGREWALVEHNRLNLLRSAVGPGHVVTTVDPAINNKFVLVSID
- a CDS encoding FHA domain-containing protein produces the protein MLKLIIEDDEGRKTVVPFVREELTIGRQEGNTIRLTERNVSRRHARLLRQQEQVLVEDLGSYNGIRLNGERIEGQVPVQHGDLLQIGDYELALQHEGSLQPLPPPQAQAGDGAQEADAADARHQATAIISREQVEAAARPRRVESIEPAEAPRLVLVDAPASASEPREFSLIRTEMRIGRTDDNDIAIDHRSLSRTHAKLVREEGGAWRVIDLQSANGLTVNGERYAQAPLTPGDVLELGHVKLRFCAPGAPAAAPQRGRAGLLAAAAGALLVLGAGAYLLRGRVHPAAPAAVGSAASPESPAPAAPAQRLAAARAAIGERQFEQAVDLLESLHDASGAPLPEVQGLLDSARAELAVKRQLLAAQKELEAGRPAAAQALLTRSAGTQAYAGELAALSAQAAQALRPAPAAPAEPAPVAKAPVAKAAAPARAAPRPAAPAAAPAPAAAPASGAQALYEDGFQLFKKKQFKEAEVFFRKCLAADAAFASCHMMLGTTYANLKQLEKGAYHYRRFLELAPDHPKAEAVRRHLEEYEKARSQAQ
- a CDS encoding acetyl/propionyl/methylcrotonyl-CoA carboxylase subunit alpha, with the protein product MFKKLLIANRGEISRRIGAVARGMGLKTVAVYSDADADLPFVKEADEAVRIGPAPAKDSYLNVAAILDAARQTGADAVHPGYGFLSENAEFAQACTAAGITFVGPPPESMLRMKDKSQARKLVQAAGVPVVPGSRDVVPDVASALAEAERIGYPVLCKAAGGGGGIGMAAAKDPAELEKVFRQCTDRAKAAFGREGVYLERYFPAPRHIEVQILGDHHGHLIHGLERECSIQRRHQKVVEEAPSPLFAGGLHADVAQRMFAAAVAAAKAFGYANAGTVEFLYSDGEFYFIEMNARLQVEHPVTELTTGLDLIGWQLRIASGEKLTVRQEDVKRRGAALEFRIYAEDPVKFFPSPGPLKVYQPPTGEGVRLDSGYAEGNTVTPNYDPMIAKLIISGATREEAIARAKTALENFRIEGIKTNIPLHLRIVQDPAFAAGQLDTRFLENHAKPPKP